A part of Paenibacillus donghaensis genomic DNA contains:
- a CDS encoding MDR family MFS transporter — MHSKESNLKLVVVGLLLGILMSAMDNTIVASAMGTIVSDLGGLDKIVWVTSAYMVMVMAGTPIFGKLSDMYGRKRFFLFGLVVFLIGSALCGTAQSITQLSIYRAIQGVGGGALMPIAFTIVFDIYPAEKRGKLTGLFGAVFGISSVLGPLLGAYITEYVGWQWVFYINLPLGVIAFVLIAMSYKESIEHSKQRIDWGGAFTLVASVICLMFALELGGKEGYAWDSARILGLFAGFAVMLLAFLFIETKVSEPVISFAMFRRRLFATSSIIALFYGSAFIIATIYIPIYVQGVLGGSATNSGLILMPMMIGTVLGSQTGGLLTTKTSFRNIMILSAVCFVAGIYLLSTLSPDTSRLLLNTYMALTGFGVGFSFSVLSMSSIHNFEMRQRGSATSTSTFMRSLGMTLGITIFGILQRNSFSSSMTSAFGSGEASSFGDPRAALTPEARAQIPAPVLETISSALSSSIAQTFMWALVPAVLGLVFVLLMPGDRLLIPGKTAQPSLSKR; from the coding sequence ATGCATTCCAAAGAAAGTAATCTTAAGCTTGTGGTCGTTGGCCTGCTGCTGGGCATTCTGATGTCAGCCATGGACAATACCATTGTAGCTTCAGCTATGGGTACCATCGTCTCCGACCTCGGGGGTCTGGACAAAATCGTCTGGGTCACCTCGGCTTATATGGTCATGGTGATGGCCGGCACGCCCATCTTCGGCAAGCTCTCCGACATGTACGGACGCAAACGTTTTTTCCTGTTCGGACTGGTCGTATTTCTGATCGGCTCCGCCTTGTGCGGAACGGCCCAGAGTATCACACAGCTCAGTATTTACCGGGCGATCCAGGGGGTTGGTGGCGGTGCGCTGATGCCGATTGCCTTCACCATTGTTTTTGATATCTATCCCGCCGAGAAAAGAGGCAAGCTGACCGGCCTCTTCGGCGCGGTCTTCGGGATCTCCAGTGTGCTTGGTCCGCTGCTGGGTGCTTATATCACCGAATACGTCGGCTGGCAGTGGGTATTCTACATCAACCTGCCGCTGGGCGTAATTGCTTTTGTGCTGATTGCCATGTCTTACAAAGAATCCATTGAGCACTCCAAGCAACGGATCGACTGGGGCGGAGCCTTCACCCTGGTGGCCTCGGTCATCTGCCTGATGTTCGCACTGGAGCTGGGCGGCAAGGAAGGGTATGCCTGGGATTCGGCCCGCATCCTTGGACTGTTCGCCGGCTTCGCTGTCATGCTGCTGGCCTTCCTCTTCATTGAGACCAAGGTGTCTGAACCGGTGATCTCATTTGCGATGTTCCGCAGACGCCTGTTCGCCACCAGTAGCATCATCGCCTTGTTCTATGGCTCGGCTTTTATTATCGCCACTATCTACATTCCAATCTATGTGCAAGGCGTACTGGGTGGCTCGGCCACCAATTCCGGGCTGATTCTGATGCCAATGATGATCGGTACCGTACTCGGCAGCCAGACCGGCGGACTGCTTACCACCAAAACCAGTTTCCGCAATATCATGATCCTGTCTGCTGTCTGCTTTGTAGCGGGCATCTATCTGCTAAGCACACTGTCGCCGGATACCTCACGCCTGCTGCTTAACACGTATATGGCTCTGACCGGGTTCGGAGTGGGCTTCTCCTTCTCTGTACTTAGCATGTCCTCAATTCATAATTTCGAGATGCGCCAGCGTGGCTCAGCGACTTCAACCAGCACCTTCATGCGCTCCCTGGGCATGACGCTGGGCATTACGATCTTCGGTATTCTTCAGCGCAACAGCTTCAGCAGCAGCATGACCAGCGCTTTTGGCAGCGGGGAGGCTTCTTCCTTCGGTGATCCGCGCGCAGCGCTGACTCCTGAAGCCAGAGCGCAGATTCCGGCCCCGGTGCTGGAGACAATCTCAAGTGCTCTCTCCTCGTCCATTGCCCAGACCTTTATGTGGGCGCTTGTGCCAGCCGTGCTTGGCCTTGTGTTCGTGCTGCTGATGCCGGGCGACCGGCTCTTGATCCCCGGCAAAACAGCCCAGCCTTCCCTTTCCAAAAGGTAA
- a CDS encoding metal-sensitive transcriptional regulator, producing the protein MPAKKKEPAAHTCGEDCQSADPGERKSHHSTEFKNGLTTRLNRIEGQIRGVKGMIERDTYCDDVLNQLAAVQAALNSVGKLLLEGHMKSCIVERIEAGEHEVIDELLITVNKLMR; encoded by the coding sequence ATGCCTGCTAAGAAGAAAGAACCTGCCGCCCATACCTGCGGGGAGGATTGCCAATCGGCCGACCCGGGCGAACGCAAGAGCCATCATTCGACGGAATTCAAGAATGGCCTCACCACCCGGCTTAACCGGATTGAAGGCCAGATCCGCGGAGTGAAGGGCATGATTGAACGAGACACGTACTGCGACGATGTGCTCAACCAGCTGGCTGCTGTTCAGGCGGCGCTGAACAGCGTCGGGAAGCTTTTGCTGGAAGGGCATATGAAGAGCTGTATTGTGGAACGGATCGAAGCCGGTGAGCATGAGGTTATCGATGAGCTGCTGATTACCGTCAACAAGCTGATGAGATAA
- a CDS encoding copper ion binding protein, with the protein MSNVTLQVEGMSCGHCVSAVEKAVSGVGAAAKVDLAAKTVAVDYDESKVSLGAIKEAIEDQGYDVV; encoded by the coding sequence ATGTCGAACGTTACACTGCAAGTAGAAGGAATGTCCTGCGGACATTGTGTGAGTGCTGTAGAGAAAGCGGTCAGTGGCGTCGGTGCCGCAGCGAAGGTAGATCTTGCCGCCAAGACGGTGGCCGTCGATTACGATGAGAGCAAGGTAAGCCTGGGTGCGATCAAGGAAGCGATTGAGGACCAGGGGTATGACGTAGTATAA
- a CDS encoding PadR family transcriptional regulator, translating into MKLVILGLLLERNMHPYEIMIVMKERSMDRITKMQMGSLYYAVDKLAKEAHIEAVEVIRSSDRPDKTIYRITAKGKTLFEQLILQQIKKNEPVYHPLYMALAMSRHVDQDKVERLLAERIRETEHQVNLAYQVYEEHIAIVPRSALHLMYGRYEHSLVELKWLKRLYEDVAARRLSEVGSPLDLS; encoded by the coding sequence ATGAAACTGGTGATACTCGGGCTGCTGCTGGAACGCAATATGCATCCTTATGAAATTATGATTGTCATGAAGGAACGCTCCATGGATCGGATCACCAAAATGCAGATGGGCTCGCTCTATTACGCCGTTGATAAGCTGGCTAAAGAGGCGCACATTGAAGCCGTTGAAGTCATCCGCAGCAGCGACCGGCCGGACAAGACCATCTACCGGATTACCGCCAAAGGCAAAACGCTGTTCGAGCAGCTGATCCTGCAGCAGATCAAAAAAAATGAACCGGTCTACCATCCGCTCTACATGGCGCTCGCCATGTCGCGCCATGTAGACCAGGACAAGGTGGAACGGCTGTTGGCTGAGCGAATCCGCGAGACGGAGCACCAGGTCAATCTCGCTTATCAGGTGTATGAGGAGCATATCGCGATCGTTCCCCGTTCGGCGCTGCATCTGATGTACGGCAGATATGAGCATTCGCTCGTTGAACTGAAGTGGCTGAAGCGCCTGTATGAGGACGTTGCTGCACGCAGGCTGAGTGAGGTTGGATCTCCGCTGGACTTGTCCTGA